The sequence CAGAGGTTCCTAGCCTAGGCATTGTTGTCTCGGGCGCGAGATCTGTGCGCTCCGTCCTTCCCGCTCCATCCCTCCGGAACCCGCTGGTCCAGCACCATCCCGATCAGCAGCGCCAGCGGGTCGTTCGTCAGCAGCTCGTCCGCCTCGTCGATCTGGCTCAGATGCAGTCCCACGCCGTCACCATAACCGGGACACCGGCGAAACCACGGAGGGCATTCCGCGCGACCGGGCCACCTTCGAGTTGGCTCCTGGCCGCGCGGCGTCGGACGAGCGAGAGCTGGGTCCTCCGTCGCGGGCTCAGACCGTGACGCCCTACGCAGGTGGGAGAGCGTCGACCAGGTTGAAGACCGTGCTCGGATCGCGCCCGGCGAACAGCAGCGAGATCACGACTGCCGCCATGGCCTCGAGATGATGAGCATGGCGGAGATCGCCGACCGACACGGGTTCGCCTCCCACTTGCTCGATCAGCTGGCGGGCGACGGCCGCCGCGGCGGCCTCGTCCGTGCAGTACGGAACAGATAGCCGACGCCCGTCGAACAACGGCTCATCCATCTTCCACACGCGGGCATGGCACAGGTTGAATGCCTTCACCACCTGCCCGCCGGTCGCATTCTGGATCTCCCACGCCATGGCCTGGCCAGGGGCGGTGACCAACGTGAAGTGGTCGACCTCGACGGGGTTGTTGCAGTCGATTACCGGTTTGCCGCGCAGGCCGTCGCCGATCGCCGCCAGCGTGGCGGGCATCCCCTGGTAAAGAACCGCGATCAACGCCGCGTCGCCGAACGCGGCCGTCTCCTGAAACCCACCGACCCGGCCGCCCCACTTCTCCGCCAGAGCACGCGCCTTCTGTGTCGTTCGGCCCGCGACCATCAGCTCGTGACCGGCCGCCGCCCAGCGGGTTCCGAGTGCGTCCGCCATCACACCAGCACCTAGGATTCCGATTCGCATGCCGGCGACGCTAGGCAGCCATGGGGAACCATCCGGTGCCCTACGTCAGGCAAACGAGTCGTCGCCGAGTTCCTCCGCGTGCTCCTCGGCCCAGCGGGCGAGCACGGATACTGGCGCCAGCAGGCTCCGGCCCAGGTCGGTGAGCCGATACTCGACGCCCTTGGGCGCTGTGGCCAGGTCTCGCCGCTCGACGATGCCCCGCCGTTCAAGCTTCCGGAGAGTCTGAGTCAGCATCTTCTTGCTGATCCCACCAATCCGAGCACGAAGATCGGTGTAGCGCCGAGGACCGTCCCGGAGGGCGTACACCACCACGACCGACCAGGTATCGGCGATGACCTCCAGGGTCGTGCGAGCCGGGCAGTCGGCTACGAAGACGTCATAGTCGGCCATCGAACCCTTGTCACGCCACCTTGGCCGTCATGCCAGCGCAGGACGCGGCCGCCTCGTCGGCCAAGCTCGGGGATCACTCCACGGTTCCGACATCCGCTGGTCCAGCACCATGCCGATCAGCAACGCCAACGGGTCGTTGGTCAGCAGTTCGTCCGCCTCGTCGATCTGGCTCAGGTGCAGTCCCACACCTTCACCGTAGCGGACCACCGCCGCGGCAACATCGTGCGGCCATCTGGCTCAGCTCGATGAGCCAACATCCGCGCGGCCTGGTCGAGTTGCCGTGATCTGATCAGGTCAGGTAGATCCGAAACCCGGCGGCGGACTGGGTGAAGCCGACCGCCGCGTAGAAGGCGTGAGCTTTCGACCGGTCGTTGCGGGACAGAAGCTGAACCTTGTAGCAGTTGGAGGCGCGAGCGGCATCGAGAACGTGGGTCATAAGCGCCTCGCCGACACCGCGGCGGCGGGTCTGGGCGTCGACGACCATGTTTTCGACGATCGCCCACGGCCGGCCGCCGTGCGTCAGGTTAGCGATGATCACTAGATCGGCGGTACCGACAACCCTGTCACCGGCCTCGGCAACGAGCAACCGCCGGGCCGGGTCGGTGAGGATGCGCGCGAGGACCGGGCCGGCGACGGCCGGGTCGGTTGGCAGCGACCCGATCGGAAAGCGAGCGAGCTGCCGGTACAGTTCGAGCAGCGCGGGAAGATCATCGGTGACCGCGAGCCGGATGCGGAGGCTGCGCATGACACCGATCTTGCCGCCGGCTCGCCGCGCCGATCAAGGCCGCCGTTCGGCCGTTCGCAACGACGGAGCGTCAGCCCGGGATCGCGAGGAGCGTCTCAGATCGGTTCGACGACGATGTCAGCGCGGTCGAGGGTGGCGGTGTAGGCGGCTATGTCGTCCGGGTCGCTGGTGAGGATCTGGGCCGGGCCGTGAAGAGCAGCCGCTATGACGACCAGGGCGTCGATGACGTCCGGTCGCTTCTTCGTGGGAAGCCTGGCCTCGGCGAGCATGGCCCCCGCCCGTTTATATGAGTCGAGGGTGAAGGTTCTCGCGCAGGCAACGCAGCCGGCGGGGAGACTCGACACGCCGCGCACAGGTGGCGTGCTCTCCCGAGTCTGGGGCACGGTGCAGTCCTTCAGGTACTGACTGAAGGCATGAACCGTCTCCGGGTCTGGTCGCCACGCCTGGGCGAGGACCGGGCCGATGACGACCGGCCGGTGCGGAGCCGCGCGTAGGCCGTGGTGGAGCAGCCGCGCCGAGGAGCTGTCTCGCAGGAGCGCCACCAGCATCCCGGCGTCATAGACGACAGTACGCGCGATCATGCGACGCTTGCGGTGTCCGATCCAAGCGCGCTGTTCAGGACCCGGCGGACGAGCGCCTGCTCGTCCGCCGCCAAGGCGTCGAACGAAGGCAGGTCCGCCTCGGAGACGTCGACAGTCTGCTCAAGGGCTGCCTGGTTGCGCGCGTCAAGGGCCGCGAAGGTCGCCGTGGCGGCATCGTCGCGCGCCATCTGCGCGACGGCCGCCGCGACCATGTAGGCGGACACATCCATACCTGCCGCCTCGGCATGCATCCTGATCGCGGCCTGGACGTCCGAGGCCGTCGAGATCGTGAACCGAATGTTTGGCATGCCGTCAGCGTAACACAGCGTATTACGCCGTCGTGACCACCATGCCACGGGCCGCGTTCCGCCGACGACCCGACCGAAGCAGGCCGTCGATACTGGGCTCCGCCTACCGATCGTTCCTTGTTTGTCCGACTTGCCGGTCCAGCACCATCCCGATCAGCAACGCCAACGGGTCGTTGGTCAGCAGTTCGTTTGCCTCGTCGATCCGGCTCAGGGGCAGTCCCACCTTTTCACCGTAGCCGACCGCACCGCGACGGCCGACAAGCCGCCGGTCAGACCGCTAAGTAGCCGGCGCGGTCCTGCCGCCGGGCATCACCGATTCCGTCGCCAGACATCACCGACCGCCCGGACGAGGCGCACAGGGCTTACGCACGGGGCTTACAGGGAGCCCGCGCCCGGCGGACAGGCCGAGAGTGAGTGATCATAGCCAGATGATCAAAGTCATCCACTGTGCTAGTGTCACTCACTGACATTAAGTCACTTGATGACAAAGGTGATGTCATGGATCGGAAGTGGTGGGCGCTGGCCGGCGTCGCGGTGGCCGTCTTCGCCGTTGGCGTGGACGGAACGGTGCTGGCGGTGGCGCTGCCGACGCTTGCGGTGAAGCTGCATGCCTCGGGCACGGATCTGGTGTGGTTCTCCTCGGCGTATCTGCTGACCTGGGCCGCGGCGATGCTGCCGTTGGGGTCGCTGGGTGACCGGTACGGGCGGCGCCGGGTGATGATCGCCTCTCTGGCCACCTTCGGGGCCACCTCGGCCTGGGCCGCCTGGTCCGGTTCGGCGGCCATGTTCATCGCCGCGCGCGCGGTGGGCGGAATCGCCGGGGCCGGCATCGTGGTGATGGCCATGTCGGCGGTCACGGTGATGTTCGCCGAGGACGAGCGTTCCCGAGCGGTCGGCGTGTGGGCGGGCGTGAACTTCCTGGCTCTGCCGACCGGACCGATTCTGGGCGGCTGGCTGCTCGACCGGTTCTGGTGGGGCTGGGTCTTCCTCGTCAACGTGCCGGTCGTGATCATCGCACTGGTCGCGGTGGTGGCTCTGGTGCCAGAGTCCCGGGGGTCGCACTGGGGCCGGCTCGATCTCGTGGGGATGACTCTGTTCAGCGGGGCACTGACCGGGCTGGTCTACGGGTTCACCGAGGCGGGCACCCGTGGTTGGGGCTCGACGGTCGTGATCTGCGCACTGCTGGCCGGCACCCTGTTGATGCTCGTGTTCGCAGCCTGGCAGCGTCGCCTGACCCGCCGCCTGCCCGTGGCACCGGTCACGGCTCGGACACGGGAGCCGCTGGTCGACATCGGCCTGTTCCGCATCCCCGACTACGTCTGGGGCACGGTCCTGGCCTTCCTGTGCTCGTTGGCGATGATCGGGGTGGTGTTCATCCTGCCGCAGTACTTCCAGGCCGTGCTCGGCGTGGACTCCATCGGCTCCGGCCTGCGGCTCCTCCCGCTGCTCGGCGGGCTCGCCGTCGGCGCGGTGGGTGCCGAGCCACTCACGAAGACGATGGGCGCGAAGGTGGTGCTCGTCGGCGGCTTCACGGTGCTGAGCGCCGGCCTGGCACTCGGGTCCGGCA comes from Parafrankia discariae and encodes:
- a CDS encoding winged helix-turn-helix transcriptional regulator, which gives rise to MADYDVFVADCPARTTLEVIADTWSVVVVYALRDGPRRYTDLRARIGGISKKMLTQTLRKLERRGIVERRDLATAPKGVEYRLTDLGRSLLAPVSVLARWAEEHAEELGDDSFA
- a CDS encoding NADPH-dependent F420 reductase, which codes for MRIGILGAGVMADALGTRWAAAGHELMVAGRTTQKARALAEKWGGRVGGFQETAAFGDAALIAVLYQGMPATLAAIGDGLRGKPVIDCNNPVEVDHFTLVTAPGQAMAWEIQNATGGQVVKAFNLCHARVWKMDEPLFDGRRLSVPYCTDEAAAAAVARQLIEQVGGEPVSVGDLRHAHHLEAMAAVVISLLFAGRDPSTVFNLVDALPPA
- a CDS encoding MFS transporter, whose product is MDRKWWALAGVAVAVFAVGVDGTVLAVALPTLAVKLHASGTDLVWFSSAYLLTWAAAMLPLGSLGDRYGRRRVMIASLATFGATSAWAAWSGSAAMFIAARAVGGIAGAGIVVMAMSAVTVMFAEDERSRAVGVWAGVNFLALPTGPILGGWLLDRFWWGWVFLVNVPVVIIALVAVVALVPESRGSHWGRLDLVGMTLFSGALTGLVYGFTEAGTRGWGSTVVICALLAGTLLMLVFAAWQRRLTRRLPVAPVTARTREPLVDIGLFRIPDYVWGTVLAFLCSLAMIGVVFILPQYFQAVLGVDSIGSGLRLLPLLGGLAVGAVGAEPLTKTMGAKVVLVGGFTVLSAGLALGSGTSTGSGFGFVSAWTSITGAGLGAVLATATAAALGRVPVARAGVASALIQALQDAGSPFGAAILGTTALASYRASLDATPAMTELTPAQAGVARGGVFDGTALAQQLHSPALLADIRSAFVDGVDTALLVCGGIAFTGALLALALFPRRATIYSPDATDAGDEGDVVGTDSVAAGVSGPSPVSQAGDRAMIDTARADTVVGGSE